The following is a genomic window from uncultured Draconibacterium sp..
CAGCTACCATCAGCATGCGTAATCCAAACATTAACGATTCTCTGTTTATTCATTCTATCGATTACTACAATACTCATGGCGAATGTATCCGTTCGTATTTGCAGGAACCTATTTTTATCCGGCCCATGGAAACTGTTGAGATAATTATCGAGCACCGCGACAATGAAGGCGGAACCGGTGCCAATATTATTTTCGATTGGGGAAAAACACCTACTGCCTGCGATCCTATTTTTGAAGCAGTTATGATCTCTACCTACGGGCAAATGGG
Proteins encoded in this region:
- a CDS encoding DUF3124 domain-containing protein — protein: MKQLLIFVVMIVVTCACRNQSGFVEVKPVNWENRDASKLVQDSLKIGSTYLPVYSQIYSGTQERLVDLTATISMRNPNINDSLFIHSIDYYNTHGECIRSYLQEPIFIRPMETVEIIIEHRDNEGGTGANIIFDWGKTPTACDPIFEAVMISTYGQMGLSFVTRGTLIN